From a single Notolabrus celidotus isolate fNotCel1 chromosome 7, fNotCel1.pri, whole genome shotgun sequence genomic region:
- the cxxc4 gene encoding CXXC-type zinc finger protein 4 isoform X1 — protein MSNLNNALCIENGQNADISLLQKDNMDGGLSQLLDYNAEMERYRSFANFYKTNGAFPQTAKIARITTPIFPSARIGMSPWNCDNAMLWGRKSAAINPNRTSMHRNDSQRPGKPGVPPETLQMANNNFLSTLSPEHCRPLAGECMNKLKCGAAEAEIMNLPERVGTFSAIPALGGISLPPGVIVMTALHSPAASAAVTDSAFQIANLADCPQNNSSVSSGNPAKKKRKRCGVCAPCRRLINCGVCSSCRNRKTGHQICKFRKCEELKKKPGSSLEDWRQWQVDESMSGLSVMLALERGRQSIMAKLFDGSFRETSHGRLIQQQQQQQQEGRWDS, from the exons ATGTCTAACTTAAACAATGCACTTTGCATTGAAAATGGACAGAACGCAGACATTTCCCTCTTACAAAAGGATAATATGGATGGTGGATTAAGCCAGCTTTTGGATTATAACGCAGAAATGGAAAGGTACAGGTCTTTTGCAAACTTTTATAAAACCAATGGGGCATTTCCACAGACTGCTAAGATTGCCCGCATCACAACGCCCATTTTTCCCAGTGCCAGAATTGGCATGTCCCCGTGGAACTGCGATAACGCCATGCTCTGGGGAAGGAAATCAGCGGCAATAAACCCTAATAGGACCAGCATGCATAGAAATGACTCCCAGAGGCCGGGGAAGCCTGGCGTGCCGCCAGAGACGCTGCAAATGGCAAATAATAATTTCCTCTCTACCTTATCCCCCGAACACTGCAGACCTTTAGCAGGAGAATGCATGAACAAGCTGAAATGCGGCGCTGCTGAAGCAGAGATAATGAATCTCCCAGAACGCGTTGGAACTTTTTCCGCTATCCCGGCTTTAGGGGGCATCTCATTACCTCCCGGGGTCATCGTCATGACAGCCCTTCACTCCCCCGCAGCCTCAGCAGCCGTTACAGACAGTGCGTTTCAAATTGCCAATCTGGCAGACTGCCCACAGAATAATTCCTCGGTATCCAGTGGAAACCCGgcgaagaagaaaaggaaaaggtgTGGGGTCTGTGCACCCTGCAGGCGGCTAATCAACTGTGGTGTCTGCAGCAGTTGTCGGAACCGCAAAACGGGCCACCAGATCTGCAAATTTAGGAAATGcgaggagctgaagaagaagcCGGGCTCATCGCTGGAG GACTGGAGGCAGTGGCAGGTGGATGAGTCGATGAGCGGTCTGTCCGTGATGTTGGCCTTGGAGAG AGGACGCCAGTCAATAATGGCGAAGCTTTTCGATGGTTCTTTTAGAGAGACGAGCCATGGCCGCctcatccagcagcagcagcagcagcagcaggagggcaGGTGGGACTCTTGA
- the cxxc4 gene encoding CXXC-type zinc finger protein 4 isoform X3 has translation MSNLNNALCIENGQNADISLLQKDNMDGGLSQLLDYNAEMERYRSFANFYKTNGAFPQTAKIARITTPIFPSARIGMSPWNCDNAMLWGRKSAAINPNRTSMHRNDSQRPGKPGVPPETLQMANNNFLSTLSPEHCRPLAGECMNKLKCGAAEAEIMNLPERVGTFSAIPALGGISLPPGVIVMTALHSPAASAAVTDSAFQIANLADCPQNNSSVSSGNPAKKKRKRCGVCAPCRRLINCGVCSSCRNRKTGHQICKFRKCEELKKKPGSSLETGRAV, from the exons ATGTCTAACTTAAACAATGCACTTTGCATTGAAAATGGACAGAACGCAGACATTTCCCTCTTACAAAAGGATAATATGGATGGTGGATTAAGCCAGCTTTTGGATTATAACGCAGAAATGGAAAGGTACAGGTCTTTTGCAAACTTTTATAAAACCAATGGGGCATTTCCACAGACTGCTAAGATTGCCCGCATCACAACGCCCATTTTTCCCAGTGCCAGAATTGGCATGTCCCCGTGGAACTGCGATAACGCCATGCTCTGGGGAAGGAAATCAGCGGCAATAAACCCTAATAGGACCAGCATGCATAGAAATGACTCCCAGAGGCCGGGGAAGCCTGGCGTGCCGCCAGAGACGCTGCAAATGGCAAATAATAATTTCCTCTCTACCTTATCCCCCGAACACTGCAGACCTTTAGCAGGAGAATGCATGAACAAGCTGAAATGCGGCGCTGCTGAAGCAGAGATAATGAATCTCCCAGAACGCGTTGGAACTTTTTCCGCTATCCCGGCTTTAGGGGGCATCTCATTACCTCCCGGGGTCATCGTCATGACAGCCCTTCACTCCCCCGCAGCCTCAGCAGCCGTTACAGACAGTGCGTTTCAAATTGCCAATCTGGCAGACTGCCCACAGAATAATTCCTCGGTATCCAGTGGAAACCCGgcgaagaagaaaaggaaaaggtgTGGGGTCTGTGCACCCTGCAGGCGGCTAATCAACTGTGGTGTCTGCAGCAGTTGTCGGAACCGCAAAACGGGCCACCAGATCTGCAAATTTAGGAAATGcgaggagctgaagaagaagcCGGGCTCATCGCTGGAG ACTGGTCGTGCCGTGTAG
- the cxxc4 gene encoding CXXC-type zinc finger protein 4 isoform X2, whose amino-acid sequence MSNLNNALCIENGQNADISLLQKDNMDGGLSQLLDYNAEMERYRSFANFYKTNGAFPQTAKIARITTPIFPSARIGMSPWNCDNAMLWGRKSAAINPNRTSMHRNDSQRPGKPGVPPETLQMANNNFLSTLSPEHCRPLAGECMNKLKCGAAEAEIMNLPERVGTFSAIPALGGISLPPGVIVMTALHSPAASAAVTDSAFQIANLADCPQNNSSVSSGNPAKKKRKRCGVCAPCRRLINCGVCSSCRNRKTGHQICKFRKCEELKKKPGSSLERTPVNNGEAFRWFF is encoded by the exons ATGTCTAACTTAAACAATGCACTTTGCATTGAAAATGGACAGAACGCAGACATTTCCCTCTTACAAAAGGATAATATGGATGGTGGATTAAGCCAGCTTTTGGATTATAACGCAGAAATGGAAAGGTACAGGTCTTTTGCAAACTTTTATAAAACCAATGGGGCATTTCCACAGACTGCTAAGATTGCCCGCATCACAACGCCCATTTTTCCCAGTGCCAGAATTGGCATGTCCCCGTGGAACTGCGATAACGCCATGCTCTGGGGAAGGAAATCAGCGGCAATAAACCCTAATAGGACCAGCATGCATAGAAATGACTCCCAGAGGCCGGGGAAGCCTGGCGTGCCGCCAGAGACGCTGCAAATGGCAAATAATAATTTCCTCTCTACCTTATCCCCCGAACACTGCAGACCTTTAGCAGGAGAATGCATGAACAAGCTGAAATGCGGCGCTGCTGAAGCAGAGATAATGAATCTCCCAGAACGCGTTGGAACTTTTTCCGCTATCCCGGCTTTAGGGGGCATCTCATTACCTCCCGGGGTCATCGTCATGACAGCCCTTCACTCCCCCGCAGCCTCAGCAGCCGTTACAGACAGTGCGTTTCAAATTGCCAATCTGGCAGACTGCCCACAGAATAATTCCTCGGTATCCAGTGGAAACCCGgcgaagaagaaaaggaaaaggtgTGGGGTCTGTGCACCCTGCAGGCGGCTAATCAACTGTGGTGTCTGCAGCAGTTGTCGGAACCGCAAAACGGGCCACCAGATCTGCAAATTTAGGAAATGcgaggagctgaagaagaagcCGGGCTCATCGCTGGAG AGGACGCCAGTCAATAATGGCGAAGCTTTTCGATGGTTCTTTTAG